One window of the Periophthalmus magnuspinnatus isolate fPerMag1 chromosome 6, fPerMag1.2.pri, whole genome shotgun sequence genome contains the following:
- the dkk3b gene encoding dickkopf-related protein 3b gives MSGITLLSLSAALMALNGAMVLPEEPDEPALSLSDMFREVEELMEDTQHILEEAVDQINTESAKSKSLELRFGHHNGITSDTSVLDKTIKKTNNQTGETHLSHIHMEVTGPWNSIDHECMVDEDCGELKYCLYEIENSKCLPCIPTDMPCTKDEECCFDQMCVWGQCTVNATRGEEGTICQDQRDCKPDLCCAFQRELLFPVCNPRPERGESCVNQPNLLMDMLAWDKEGLRDHCPCAHNLQCQPQGRGAVCGD, from the exons atgtCCGGTATCACGCTGCTGTCCCTGTCCGCTGCTTTAATGGCACTGAATGGAGCGATGGTCCTCCCGGAAGAACCGGACGAGCCCGCGCTGAGCCTCAGCGACATGTTCCGAGAGGTGGAGGAGCTAATGGAGGACACGCAGCACATCCTGGAGGAGGCCGTGGATCAG ATAAATACTGAAAGTGCTAAGTCCAAATCTTTGGAGCTCCGTTTCGGTCATCATAATGGCATCACTAGTGACACATCTGTGTTGGACAAAACCATTAAG AAAACCAATAACCAGACTGGAGAGACTCACCTCTCACACATTCACATGGAGGTCACAGGCCCGTGGAACAGCATTGACCAC GAATGCATGGTGGATGAGGACTGTGGAGAGCTGAAATACTGTCTGTATGAGATAGAAAACTCCAAATGCCTCCCCTGCATACCAACAGATATG CCCTGCACTAAAGATGAGGAGTGCTGCTTTGATCAGATGTGTGTATGGGGCCAGTGCACTGTGAATGctacaagaggagaggaggggaccATCTGCCAGGACCAAAGAGACTGCAAACCAGATCTGTGCTGTGCCTTCCAGAGAG AGTTGCTGTTCCCGGTGTGTAACCCCAGACCAGAGAGGGGAGAGTCCTGTGTGAACCAACCCAACCTCCTCATGGATATGCTGGCCTGGGACAAGGAGGGGCTCCGGGATCACTGCCCCTGTGCCCACAACCTGCAGTGCCAGCCTCAAGG GCGTGGTGCTGTTTGTGGAGACTGA
- the far1 gene encoding fatty acyl-CoA reductase 1 isoform X1, which translates to MVTIPEYYAGKNVLITGATGFMGKVLLEKLLRSCPDVRSAYVMVRTKAGQSPQARILDMVSCKLFEKLQDEQPDFAQKIVPVNSDLTQPEMGLSQEDQSTLAETIHIIFHCAATIRFNEPLKDAMQLNVLATQKMLALARKMKQLEIFIHVSTAYANCDRELIEEVIYPPPVDYRKLIDTLEWMDDDLVAVMTPKLIRERPNTYTFTKALAEYLVQQEAGDVNVAIVRPSIVGASWKEPFPGWIDNFNGPSGIFIAAGKGILRTMRASNDAVADLVPVDVVINTTLSAAWFSGSQRHHRPKNIPVYNCTTGGINPFHWGEVEYHVISTFKRNPLEQAFRRPNVNLTSYHLINQYWIAVSHKAPAFMYDLYLRMIGREPRMMKTISRLHKAMMVLEYFTSHSWVWHTDNVAMLMTHMSPEDKKVFNFDVRQLHWAEYMESYCMGTKKYVLNEELSGLPAARKHLNKLRNIRYTFNTVLVVLIWRIFIARSQMARNIWYFVVSMCFKFLSYFRASSTMR; encoded by the exons ATGGTGACCATCCCAGAATATTATGCAGGAAAAAATGTGCTCATCACTGGCGCCACTGGATTCATGGGGAAG GTGCTTCTGGAGAAGCTATTGCGCTCGTGTCCGGATGTCCGATCTGCTTATGTGATGGTCCGGACAAAGGCAGGCCAGTCTCCTCAGGCCCGTATTTTGGACATGGTCAGCTGCAAG TTGTTTGAGAAACTGCAGGATGAGCAGCCTGACTTTGCTCAGAAGATTGTCCCTGTGAACAGTGACCTGACACAGCCTGAGATGGGTCTGAGTCAGGAGGACCAGAGCACACTGGCTGAAACTATTCACATCATCTTTCACTGTGCAGCCACCATCCGCTTCAATGAGCCGCTCAA AGATGCTATGCAGCTGAATGTGCTGGCCACTCAGAAAATGCTGGCACTGGCTCGCAAAATGAAGCAGCTGGAGATCTTCATTCATGTGTCCACTGCCTACGCCAACTGTGACCGCGAGCTCATAGAAGAAGTCATCTACCCTCCCCCTGTGGACTACCGCAAGCTCATCGACACGCTGGA GTGGATGGATGATGATCTGGTAGCAGTCATGACCCCAAAGCTGATCAGGGAGCGGCCTAACACCTACACCTTCACCAAAGCCCTGGCAGAGTACTTAGTTCAGCAAGAGGCAGGAGATGTCAACGTTGCAATTGTTAGGCCCTCTATTGTTGGAGCCAGCTGGAAAGAGCCCTTCCCT GGTTGGATTGATAATTTCAATGGACCCAGTGGAATATTTATAGCG GCCGGGAAGGGTATCTTGCGGACAATGAGGGCCTCAAATGACGCAGTGGCCGACTTGGTGCCCGTGGATGTGGTCATCAACACTACTTTGTCTGCAGCCTGGTTCTCTGGGTCACAGAGGCATCACAG acctAAAAACATTCCAGTGTATAACTGCACAACTGGTGGCATCAACCCATTCCACTGGGGAGAAGTTG AGTACCATGTTATATCCACATTCAAGAGGAACCCCCTTGAGCAGGCTTTTCGCCGGCCCAATGTTAATCTCACGTCCTATCACCTGATCAATCAGTACTGGATCGCTGTGAGCCACAAGGCCCCAGCATTCATGTATGATCTGTACTTGAGGATGATTGGTCGAGAGCCCAG GATGATGAAGACCATCAGTCGGCTGCACAAAGCCATGATGGTCCTGGAGTACTTCACCAGTCACTCATGGGTGTGGCACACTGACAACGTGGCCATGCTCATGACCCACATGAGCCCAGAGGATAAGAAG GTGTTCAACTTTGACGTACGGCAGCTCCACTGGGCAGAGTACATGGAAAGTTACTGCATGGGCACCAAGAAGTATGTTCTGAATGAGGAGCTGTCAGGGCTGCCCGCTGCACGCAAACACCTCAACAA ACTGAGAAATATCCGCTACACCTTCAACACAGTCTTGGTAGTGCTAATCTGGCGCATTTTCATTGCTCGTTCACAAATGGCCCGAAACATTTGGTACTTTGTGGTTAGCATGTGCTTCAAATTCCTGTCCTACTTCAGAGCTTCCTCTACCATGAGATAA
- the far1 gene encoding fatty acyl-CoA reductase 1 isoform X2: MVTIPEYYAGKNVLITGATGFMGKVLLEKLLRSCPDVRSAYVMVRTKAGQSPQARILDMVSCKLFEKLQDEQPDFAQKIVPVNSDLTQPEMGLSQEDQSTLAETIHIIFHCAATIRFNEPLKDAMQLNVLATQKMLALARKMKQLEIFIHVSTAYANCDRELIEEVIYPPPVDYRKLIDTLEWMDDDLVAVMTPKLIRERPNTYTFTKALAEYLVQQEAGDVNVAIVRPSIVGASWKEPFPGWIDNFNGPSGIFIAAGKGILRTMRASNDAVADLVPVDVVINTTLSAAWFSGSQRHHRPKNIPVYNCTTGGINPFHWGEVEYCINMTFKMNPLEQAFRRPNVNLRSNPFTNQYWTAVSHTLPALLYDGYMKLTGQKPRMMKTISRLHKAMMVLEYFTSHSWVWHTDNVAMLMTHMSPEDKKVFNFDVRQLHWAEYMESYCMGTKKYVLNEELSGLPAARKHLNKLRNIRYTFNTVLVVLIWRIFIARSQMARNIWYFVVSMCFKFLSYFRASSTMR, from the exons ATGGTGACCATCCCAGAATATTATGCAGGAAAAAATGTGCTCATCACTGGCGCCACTGGATTCATGGGGAAG GTGCTTCTGGAGAAGCTATTGCGCTCGTGTCCGGATGTCCGATCTGCTTATGTGATGGTCCGGACAAAGGCAGGCCAGTCTCCTCAGGCCCGTATTTTGGACATGGTCAGCTGCAAG TTGTTTGAGAAACTGCAGGATGAGCAGCCTGACTTTGCTCAGAAGATTGTCCCTGTGAACAGTGACCTGACACAGCCTGAGATGGGTCTGAGTCAGGAGGACCAGAGCACACTGGCTGAAACTATTCACATCATCTTTCACTGTGCAGCCACCATCCGCTTCAATGAGCCGCTCAA AGATGCTATGCAGCTGAATGTGCTGGCCACTCAGAAAATGCTGGCACTGGCTCGCAAAATGAAGCAGCTGGAGATCTTCATTCATGTGTCCACTGCCTACGCCAACTGTGACCGCGAGCTCATAGAAGAAGTCATCTACCCTCCCCCTGTGGACTACCGCAAGCTCATCGACACGCTGGA GTGGATGGATGATGATCTGGTAGCAGTCATGACCCCAAAGCTGATCAGGGAGCGGCCTAACACCTACACCTTCACCAAAGCCCTGGCAGAGTACTTAGTTCAGCAAGAGGCAGGAGATGTCAACGTTGCAATTGTTAGGCCCTCTATTGTTGGAGCCAGCTGGAAAGAGCCCTTCCCT GGTTGGATTGATAATTTCAATGGACCCAGTGGAATATTTATAGCG GCCGGGAAGGGTATCTTGCGGACAATGAGGGCCTCAAATGACGCAGTGGCCGACTTGGTGCCCGTGGATGTGGTCATCAACACTACTTTGTCTGCAGCCTGGTTCTCTGGGTCACAGAGGCATCACAG acctAAAAACATTCCAGTGTATAACTGCACAACTGGTGGCATCAACCCATTCCACTGGGGAGAAGTTG AGTATTGTATAAACATGACATTCAAGATGAACCCGTTAGAGCAGGCCTTCAGAAGGCCCAATGTTAACCTGCGCTCCAATCCTTTTACTAATCAGTACTGGACCGCGGTCAGCCACACGCTGCCGGCCCTGCTATATGACGGCTACATGAAGCTAACGGGTCAAAAGCCCCG GATGATGAAGACCATCAGTCGGCTGCACAAAGCCATGATGGTCCTGGAGTACTTCACCAGTCACTCATGGGTGTGGCACACTGACAACGTGGCCATGCTCATGACCCACATGAGCCCAGAGGATAAGAAG GTGTTCAACTTTGACGTACGGCAGCTCCACTGGGCAGAGTACATGGAAAGTTACTGCATGGGCACCAAGAAGTATGTTCTGAATGAGGAGCTGTCAGGGCTGCCCGCTGCACGCAAACACCTCAACAA ACTGAGAAATATCCGCTACACCTTCAACACAGTCTTGGTAGTGCTAATCTGGCGCATTTTCATTGCTCGTTCACAAATGGCCCGAAACATTTGGTACTTTGTGGTTAGCATGTGCTTCAAATTCCTGTCCTACTTCAGAGCTTCCTCTACCATGAGATAA
- the LOC129456288 gene encoding ovochymase-2, translating into MPFVGSVCFHHEEDSYYSDVSVSLDKYWHLHCSTSMIVGLTYIAVGSKCGVPEVWSPLLHALRVVGGAEATQGSHPWLVSLRKKSYHFCGGAILSARWIMTAAHCFSSTSRESLRGVRVVIGNFDQRLTDEEEQIFIIKNISIHEKYHTTLPMNYDIALLELYQPIHLGKRVQPVCLPLPDVHTQPDTNCIVAGWGRTKERGHLSSTLREVQLNLVDPAKCKYVLQTVKNAILSPQRLNRLPPALTVLCAGPETGGRDACQGDSGGPLVCPVGSAGGHWVALGVTSWGKGCGRSWEMNSSRPPSQRGSPGVFTDVKLMLPWIKLTLRQAESKQLERPLSRLCTVQDGSVIDTEGVIRNPASQHRYYNNNELCVWSISAPRGSSILLQIEHLDLENDPYCLYDRLTLSIGPQKPVGVFCGSVHPRQLYLINSHHATVLFSSDVSIVGSGFVMKYHTVQRLTDPGCGTVVLVQNETSIHSPGYPQHYINNCMFRWVIYASQGHIIKLRLTDFELEESSRCLYDSLVVNGDVMGADEIAVLCGSGLPPPVISYHSVMVLQFMSDSSVTHRGFSANIEFIHQSDLNQESEPCGKRYSKDQITSHESPTGQRKVDHESEDLTQSTEPSVQMRLGSDNLDFTYESSETE; encoded by the exons ATGCCGTTTGTCGG ATCTGTGTGTTTTCATCATGAAGAGGACAGCTACTACTCTGATGTTTCTGTGTCTTTGGACAAATACTGGCACCTACACTGCTCCACCAG TATGATTGTTGGTCTAACATATATAGCCGTAGGTTCAAAGTGTGGTGTTCCTGAGGTGTGGAGTCCTCTGTTGCATGCTCTGAGAGtggttggaggagctgaggCCACACAAGGATCGCACCCATGGCTG GTGTCTCTGAGGAAAAAAAGCTATCATTTCTGTGGTGGAGCCATCTTGAGCGCCCGCTGGATAATGACTGCGGCACACTGCTTTTCATCAACATCAAG GGAGTCCCTCAGAGGTGTGCGGGTGGTGATTGGGAATTTTGACCAACGTCTaactgatgaagaggagcaaaTTTTTATCATCAAGAATATTTCAATTCATGAGAAGTACCATACTACTCTACCTATGAACTATGACATTGCTCTGCTGGAACTATATCAACCCATTCATTTAG GTAAACGGGTTCAGCCAGTATGCCTCCCTCTTCCTGATGTTCACACGCAGCCTGACACTAACTGCATTGTGGCTGGATGGGGAAGGACCAAAGAAA GGGGACATCTTTCCAGTACTCTTCGTGAAGTCCAGTTAAACTTAGTGGACCCGGCTAAGTGTAAATATGTTCTCCAGACTGTGAAAAATGCCATATTGTCCCCACAAAGGTTAAACAGACTTCCACCAGCTCTGACTGTGTTATGTGCTGGTCCAGAGACAGGGGGTAGAGACGCCTGTCAG GGGGACTCTGGTGGACCTCTGGTATGTCCGGTGGGCTCAGCCGGCGGTCACTGGGTGGCTCTGGGTGTAACTTCCTGGGGCAAAGGGTGTGGGCGGAGCTGGGAAATGAACTCTAGTCGCCCCCCGTCGCAAAGAGGTTCTCCTGGGGTTTTCACTGATGTTAAACTGATGCTGCCCTGGATAAAGCTAACACTAAGACAGG CTGAGTCAAAGCAGTTGGAGAGACCTTTATCCA GACTGTGCACTGTGCAGGATGGCTCTGTGATTGACACTGAGGGGGTCATCAGAAACCCTGCCTCCCAACACCGTTACTATAACAACAATGA acTGTGTGTATGGAGCATCAGTGCCCCTCGTGGGTCTAGCATTTTACTACAGATTGAACATTTGGATTTGGAGAATGATCCGTACTGTCTCTATGATCGACTTACTCTGTCTATAGGACCTCAAAAACCTGTTG gtGTATTTTGTGGAAGTGTTCATCCTAGACAATTGTACCTCATTAATTCCCATCATGCAACtgtgctcttctcctctgatgTTAGCATAGTGGGGAGTGGATTTGTCATGAAGTACCATACCGTTCAGAGACTCACAGATCCTG GGTGTGGCACAGTTGTTCTGGTGCAGAATGAGACCAGCATCCACAGCCCTGGCTACCCACAACACTACATTAACAACTGTATGTTCAGATGGGTGATCTATGCATCCCAGGGACACATCATCAAG ctcagattaacagattttGAGTTGGAGGAGTCCAGCAGATGCCTTTATGATTCCCTGGTGGTCAATGGCGACGTGATGGGAGCAGATGAGATAG CGGTGCTTTGTGGCAgcggtcttcctcctcctgtcatCTCCTACCACAGTGTTATGGTCCTTCAGTTCATGTCGGACAGCAGTGTGACTCACAGAGGCTTCAGTGCCAATATTGAGTTCATCCACCAATCAG atttGAATCAGGAGAGTGAGCCATGTGGGAAAAGGTACAGCAAGGATCAGATCACATCTCATG AGTCTCCGACTGGTCAGAGAAAAGTGGACCATGAATCAGAGGATCtaacacagagcacagagcccTCTGTGCAAATGAGGCTGGGATCAGACAATCTGGACTTTACATATGAATCCTCTGAGACTGAGTAG